From the genome of Flavobacterium luteolum, one region includes:
- the thiS gene encoding sulfur carrier protein ThiS translates to MELKINQQTKQFNAESLSVQSLLDLEIPHKQNGIAVAVNNTVVPKLKWNEFFVQETDEILIISATQGG, encoded by the coding sequence ATGGAACTAAAAATCAATCAACAAACCAAACAATTCAATGCTGAATCGCTAAGCGTTCAATCATTGCTCGATCTCGAAATTCCGCACAAACAAAACGGAATTGCTGTTGCTGTTAACAATACCGTTGTTCCAAAACTCAAATGGAACGAATTCTTCGTACAAGAAACTGACGAAATTCTGATTATTTCTGCTACGCAGGGAGGATAG
- the thiH gene encoding 2-iminoacetate synthase ThiH: protein MKTFKSIFEQYNWDKIQSRIYKTTSKDVERTLAKTKYNLDDFLILISPIAQNYLEQMAQKCHEITKKRFGKTIQMYAPLYLSNECQNICTYCGFSLDNKIKRKTLSDAEIKLEVEALKKTGFDHVLLVTGEANYTVNINYFLNAIDLIRKDFSIISVEVQPLSTEDYQRLHDAGVYSVLVYQETYHQEVYKKYHTKGKKSNFDYRLETPDRIGTAGIHKIGLGVLLGLEDWRTDSFFNALHLDYLQKKYWQTKYSVSFPRLRPAEGIIEPNFIMDDKDLTQLICAYRLWNEDLEISISTRENEKFRNHIIPIGVTSMSAGSKTNPGGYVVDPQSLEQFEISDERSAEEISKIIKNAGYEPVWKDWNKAYS, encoded by the coding sequence ATGAAAACATTTAAATCTATTTTTGAGCAATACAATTGGGATAAAATCCAATCTAGAATATATAAAACTACATCAAAAGATGTCGAACGCACTTTGGCAAAAACCAAATACAACCTCGATGATTTTTTGATTCTAATTTCTCCTATTGCTCAAAATTATTTAGAGCAAATGGCCCAAAAATGCCATGAAATTACCAAGAAACGTTTCGGAAAAACGATCCAAATGTACGCTCCATTATATCTAAGCAACGAATGCCAAAATATTTGCACCTATTGCGGATTTAGCTTAGACAATAAAATCAAAAGAAAAACCCTTTCTGATGCTGAAATAAAACTAGAAGTTGAAGCCTTAAAAAAAACTGGTTTTGATCATGTTTTATTGGTTACAGGCGAAGCAAATTATACGGTAAACATTAATTATTTTCTAAATGCAATTGATTTAATTAGAAAAGATTTTTCTATTATTTCTGTCGAAGTACAGCCACTTTCTACAGAAGATTATCAGCGTTTGCATGATGCGGGAGTCTATTCGGTTTTAGTTTATCAGGAAACATATCATCAGGAAGTTTATAAAAAGTATCATACCAAAGGTAAAAAGTCAAACTTCGATTATCGACTGGAAACTCCTGATAGAATTGGAACTGCGGGTATTCATAAAATTGGTTTAGGCGTTTTATTAGGTTTGGAAGACTGGCGAACAGATAGTTTTTTTAATGCTCTGCATTTAGATTATCTTCAGAAGAAATATTGGCAGACAAAATATTCTGTTTCCTTTCCGCGTCTGCGTCCTGCTGAAGGTATTATCGAACCAAATTTTATTATGGATGATAAGGATTTGACACAATTAATCTGCGCTTATCGTTTATGGAATGAAGATTTAGAAATTTCGATTTCTACTCGCGAAAATGAAAAATTTAGAAACCATATTATTCCGATTGGCGTTACAAGTATGAGTGCTGGTTCTAAAACAAATCCTGGTGGTTATGTTGTCGATCCGCAATCTTTGGAACAATTCGAAATCAGCGATGAACGTTCTGCAGAAGAAATTTCAAAAATTATAAAAAATGCAGGTTATGAACCAGTTTGGAAAGATTGGAACAAGGCTTATAGTTGA
- a CDS encoding hydroxymethylpyrimidine/phosphomethylpyrimidine kinase, which produces MSADRPFVLTIAGLDPSGGAGILADIKTFEQHKVTGFAISTANTIQTENQFYEIQWTDLSFVIRSIETLFANYKISAVKIGIVASLFDLNQILSTIKKLSPSTKIVWDPVLKSTTKFEFMNIESHMNLHNILSKIDLITPNYDEMAILFPYTDLKSYWKENQIPTRILLKGGHNKTALGTDLLFLENEILELTPSNKNCFEKHGSGCVLSSAIASNLALNQPLFEACKNAKIYIENYLSSTTTLIGYHYV; this is translated from the coding sequence ATGTCAGCAGATCGCCCTTTCGTACTCACAATCGCAGGTTTAGATCCATCTGGAGGTGCTGGAATTTTGGCTGATATCAAGACATTTGAACAGCATAAAGTGACTGGTTTCGCTATTTCGACAGCCAATACAATTCAGACTGAAAATCAGTTTTATGAAATTCAATGGACCGATCTGAGTTTTGTAATTCGTTCAATTGAAACACTATTTGCAAACTATAAAATCAGTGCGGTAAAAATAGGAATTGTTGCTTCTTTGTTTGACTTAAATCAGATTCTTTCGACAATAAAAAAGCTTTCTCCTTCAACAAAAATCGTTTGGGATCCAGTTTTAAAATCGACTACTAAATTTGAATTTATGAATATCGAAAGCCATATGAATTTACATAACATACTTTCAAAAATCGATTTGATCACACCAAATTATGATGAAATGGCAATATTATTCCCTTATACTGATTTGAAAAGTTATTGGAAAGAAAACCAAATCCCAACTCGTATTCTACTTAAAGGAGGTCACAACAAAACAGCATTGGGAACTGATCTTTTATTTCTAGAAAATGAAATCTTAGAATTAACTCCGTCAAATAAAAATTGCTTCGAAAAACATGGTTCAGGCTGTGTTCTTTCATCTGCAATTGCATCAAACTTAGCTCTAAATCAACCCTTATTTGAAGCCTGCAAAAACGCTAAAATCTATATTGAAAACTATCTAAGCTCAACTACAACTTTAATTGGATATCATTATGTATAA
- a CDS encoding thiamine phosphate synthase — protein sequence MIVITNPFFIEDEIQMLNSLLEEGLSLLHIRKPDFSELEMAQFIDQIKLEFRSNLILHNHHRLAEDLGIDRFHFSEKERKEFPAKFPKPCRIKSESFSTSTHSIEDFNSLENFDYAFLSPVFKSISKENYYPEKDLFEELKSRRNQHTKIIALGGIDAENIQKTLENGFDDVALLGSIWNNKNPLKQFKLCQQIALSYSQSQV from the coding sequence ATGATTGTGATCACAAATCCTTTTTTTATTGAAGATGAAATTCAAATGCTGAATTCTTTATTGGAAGAAGGATTGTCTTTGCTTCATATTCGAAAACCTGATTTTTCAGAATTAGAAATGGCTCAGTTTATTGATCAGATAAAATTAGAATTTCGGTCGAATCTTATTTTGCACAATCACCATCGGTTAGCCGAAGATCTTGGTATTGACCGATTTCATTTTTCTGAGAAAGAGAGAAAAGAATTTCCTGCAAAGTTTCCAAAACCTTGCAGGATTAAATCAGAATCATTTTCAACTTCAACACATTCAATTGAAGATTTTAATTCTCTTGAAAATTTTGATTACGCGTTTTTAAGTCCCGTTTTCAAAAGTATTTCTAAAGAAAATTATTATCCTGAAAAAGATCTTTTTGAAGAATTAAAATCACGCAGAAATCAACATACAAAAATCATTGCTTTAGGCGGAATTGATGCAGAAAACATTCAAAAAACCCTAGAAAATGGTTTTGACGATGTGGCACTTTTAGGAAGCATTTGGAATAACAAAAATCCGTTAAAACAATTTAAATTATGTCAGCAGATCGCCCTTTCGTACTCACAATCGCAGGTTTAG
- a CDS encoding M3 family metallopeptidase, whose product MKTPIELDNSLLKDWSGPYGGIPDFTAYKISDFKPAIEFAIKEKLEEIDAIANNPQKPTFENTIEALELSGTKLDRIHAVYGIYRSNLSTSEFNVVDTEMSPKLAEINDKLYQNNKLFSRIEALYKSDEKKDLTKEQQRVLWLYYRDFVREGAELEEKDKDKVAKINQELATLFTAFSQKLLAEENDQYIELETEADFDGLPEEFKNAAIAEAKERNLKILGCIGNTRSSIEPFLTFSNRRNLREKAFDIFVKRGDNKNENDTNETLVSILRLRSEKAKILGFKNFAEWSLSNKMAKDPQKTLDLMHSVWKPAVEKVKNDVSDMQEMANREGGNFKIQPWDYRYYAEKVRKAKYDLDQNEIKQYLQLENLREGMFWTASELFDLGFKQLFDLPVYHPDVRVWEVNNKNTEEPIGLWYFDPYARTGKRSGAWMNSHRDQQKIKGNVLPIVSNNCNFIRGNSDEPVLISWDDATTLFHEFGHALHGLCSNVTYPSLSGTSVARDYVEFPSQLLEHWLATPEVLNKFALHYKTKEPLSQSLVERIGKAANFNEGFATVETISSSFVDMELHLTTETVDPHAFEKKILSEISMPSEIVMRHRIPQFAHIFSSDGYAAGYYSYLWADVINADAYEAFLEGNGPFDKVISKRLYKTVLSVGNTIDNEEMYENFRGHAPQSDALMRARNFPIES is encoded by the coding sequence ATGAAAACACCAATAGAGTTAGATAATTCATTGCTAAAAGATTGGTCTGGTCCATATGGAGGTATTCCAGATTTTACGGCATATAAAATTTCAGATTTTAAACCCGCAATAGAATTTGCGATCAAAGAAAAATTAGAAGAGATTGATGCAATTGCGAATAATCCACAAAAGCCTACATTTGAAAACACCATTGAAGCTTTAGAGCTTTCGGGTACAAAATTAGATCGAATTCATGCGGTTTATGGTATTTATAGATCTAATCTAAGTACTTCAGAATTTAATGTTGTTGATACTGAAATGTCGCCAAAATTGGCAGAGATTAATGATAAACTATATCAAAATAACAAACTATTTTCTAGAATTGAAGCCTTGTATAAATCGGATGAAAAGAAGGATTTAACTAAGGAACAGCAACGCGTGCTTTGGCTTTATTACAGGGACTTTGTTAGAGAAGGAGCGGAGCTAGAAGAAAAGGATAAAGATAAAGTGGCTAAGATCAATCAGGAATTAGCAACGCTTTTTACCGCTTTTAGTCAAAAGTTATTGGCAGAAGAAAACGATCAATATATAGAGTTAGAGACAGAAGCTGATTTTGATGGTTTGCCGGAGGAATTTAAGAATGCAGCAATTGCAGAAGCGAAAGAAAGAAATCTAAAGATTTTAGGATGTATTGGAAATACAAGATCTTCAATTGAGCCTTTTCTGACTTTCTCGAACAGAAGAAATTTAAGAGAAAAAGCTTTTGATATTTTCGTAAAACGTGGCGATAATAAGAACGAAAATGACACCAATGAAACACTTGTGTCGATTCTGAGATTAAGATCCGAAAAAGCGAAGATTTTAGGCTTTAAAAACTTTGCTGAGTGGAGTTTGTCAAACAAAATGGCTAAAGATCCTCAGAAAACATTAGATCTGATGCATTCGGTATGGAAGCCTGCAGTAGAGAAAGTAAAAAACGATGTTTCGGATATGCAGGAAATGGCGAATAGAGAAGGGGGGAATTTTAAAATTCAGCCTTGGGATTACCGCTATTATGCAGAAAAAGTACGAAAAGCAAAATATGATTTAGATCAAAATGAAATCAAGCAATATTTGCAACTGGAAAATTTACGAGAAGGAATGTTCTGGACAGCTAGCGAATTGTTCGATTTAGGTTTTAAACAATTATTTGACCTTCCTGTTTATCATCCAGATGTTCGTGTTTGGGAAGTGAATAATAAAAATACGGAAGAACCAATTGGCTTATGGTATTTTGATCCTTATGCTCGTACTGGAAAACGTTCAGGGGCGTGGATGAATTCGCATAGAGACCAGCAGAAAATAAAAGGTAACGTGCTTCCTATTGTGTCAAACAATTGCAATTTTATTAGAGGAAACAGTGATGAACCCGTTTTAATCTCGTGGGATGATGCAACTACTTTATTTCATGAATTTGGACATGCTTTACACGGATTATGTTCGAATGTAACTTATCCGAGCCTTTCTGGGACTTCAGTTGCGAGAGATTATGTAGAGTTTCCTTCGCAATTATTAGAACATTGGTTAGCAACGCCTGAGGTTTTGAATAAATTTGCGCTTCATTATAAAACTAAAGAGCCTTTATCGCAATCATTGGTAGAAAGAATAGGAAAGGCGGCCAATTTTAACGAAGGTTTCGCAACAGTTGAGACAATTTCAAGTTCGTTTGTGGACATGGAACTGCATTTAACAACCGAAACAGTCGATCCGCATGCTTTTGAGAAGAAAATCTTAAGTGAAATTAGTATGCCGTCAGAAATTGTAATGAGGCACAGAATTCCGCAGTTTGCTCATATTTTTTCGAGCGATGGGTATGCAGCGGGATATTACAGTTATTTATGGGCAGATGTGATTAATGCAGATGCATATGAGGCATTTTTGGAAGGAAACGGTCCTTTTGACAAAGTGATTTCTAAACGTCTTTACAAAACCGTTTTAAGCGTTGGAAATACTATTGATAATGAAGAAATGTATGAAAATTTCAGGGGTCATGCGCCACAATCTGATGCATTGATGAGAGCAAGGAATTTTCCAATTGAAAGCTAA
- a CDS encoding queuosine precursor transporter, translating into MFKTRKEIVFVILAGIFITNAVVAELIGGKLIQIGPFVMSIGILPWPVVFLTTDLINEYFGEKGVKKLSFITACLIAYAFLILFMAIVIPAAKGISPVNDSQFEAVFGQSMWIIIGSLIAFMASQLIDVWIFWFFKNRTGEKKIWLRTTGSTVISQLFDSFIVLGIAFWLPGKIDFDTFISSGLIGYTFKLAIAILLTPAIYLGHHLIKKYLDEDPAHKG; encoded by the coding sequence ATGTTTAAAACCAGAAAAGAAATTGTTTTTGTAATTTTAGCAGGAATATTTATTACCAATGCCGTTGTGGCTGAGTTAATTGGAGGAAAGCTAATTCAAATTGGTCCTTTTGTAATGAGTATCGGAATTTTGCCTTGGCCAGTTGTATTTCTAACTACCGATTTGATTAATGAATATTTTGGCGAAAAAGGTGTAAAAAAACTTTCTTTCATTACAGCTTGTTTGATTGCTTATGCTTTTCTGATACTTTTTATGGCAATTGTTATTCCCGCCGCAAAAGGAATCAGCCCAGTAAACGACAGTCAGTTTGAAGCTGTTTTTGGCCAAAGTATGTGGATTATCATCGGAAGTTTAATTGCCTTCATGGCTTCTCAGCTGATTGATGTATGGATTTTTTGGTTTTTTAAAAACAGAACTGGCGAGAAAAAAATATGGCTAAGAACTACTGGTTCTACTGTTATTTCGCAATTGTTTGATTCGTTTATTGTTCTAGGAATTGCTTTTTGGCTTCCAGGAAAAATTGATTTTGACACATTTATATCTTCGGGATTAATAGGATATACTTTTAAATTAGCAATTGCTATTTTATTAACTCCAGCAATTTATTTAGGACATCATCTGATTAAAAAATATTTGGACGAAGATCCTGCACACAAAGGATAA
- a CDS encoding HesA/MoeB/ThiF family protein has translation MSVIQEFLRYNRQTILPEIGDEGQEKLKKARVLVIGAGGLGCPILQYIATAGVGFIGIMDFDTIEIHNLHRQILYTENEIGQHKSIVAKDVVSKLNPLIEAVAINEKLTAENASEIIQQYDIVVDGSDNFSTRYLVNDTCVQLNKPLVYGSILKFEGQIAVFNHNGSKNLRDLFPEMPDPKDVPNCNLNGVLGTLPGIIGNMMAHETLKLILELPTLKNELVIFNTLNWNFIKLNF, from the coding sequence ATGAGTGTTATACAAGAATTTTTACGTTACAACAGACAAACTATTCTGCCTGAAATTGGCGATGAAGGGCAAGAAAAATTAAAAAAAGCTAGAGTTTTAGTAATTGGCGCAGGCGGTTTGGGCTGTCCAATTTTACAATATATTGCAACTGCAGGAGTTGGTTTTATCGGAATCATGGATTTTGATACGATTGAAATTCACAATCTTCACAGACAGATTTTGTATACCGAAAATGAAATTGGTCAGCACAAATCAATTGTCGCAAAAGATGTGGTTTCAAAACTAAATCCGCTTATTGAAGCTGTTGCGATTAATGAAAAATTAACTGCTGAAAATGCATCGGAAATCATTCAGCAATATGATATTGTTGTCGATGGTTCCGATAATTTTTCTACTCGTTATTTAGTCAATGATACTTGTGTTCAGCTTAATAAACCTTTAGTTTACGGAAGCATTTTAAAATTTGAAGGTCAGATTGCAGTTTTTAATCATAACGGAAGTAAAAATCTTAGAGATTTATTTCCTGAAATGCCCGATCCAAAAGATGTTCCGAACTGCAATTTGAATGGTGTTTTGGGAACTCTGCCAGGAATTATAGGCAACATGATGGCGCACGAAACCTTAAAATTGATTTTAGAATTACCAACTTTAAAAAATGAATTGGTTATTTTTAATACCTTAAACTGGAACTTTATAAAACTGAATTTCTAG
- a CDS encoding DNA-3-methyladenine glycosylase I, with the protein MEPIRCGWCSASDLYKKYHDEEWGTPVYDDPTIFEFLILETFQAGLSWITILNKRENFKTAFDNFDYKKIANYSEDKIEELMQDTGIIRNKLKINSAVTNAQAFMKIQEEFGTFSDYIWKFTDGKPIDNNPKTLKDVPATTPISDAISKDLKKRGFKFVGSTVIYAHMQATGMVNDHVEDCFTRKGK; encoded by the coding sequence ATGGAACCAATAAGATGCGGCTGGTGTTCTGCCAGCGATTTATATAAAAAATATCATGATGAAGAATGGGGAACTCCTGTTTACGACGACCCAACTATTTTTGAATTTTTAATTCTAGAAACTTTTCAAGCTGGATTAAGCTGGATTACCATTTTAAACAAAAGAGAAAACTTTAAAACAGCTTTTGATAATTTTGATTATAAAAAGATTGCCAATTATTCTGAGGATAAAATCGAAGAATTAATGCAGGATACAGGAATTATTCGCAATAAACTTAAAATCAACTCTGCTGTCACAAACGCTCAGGCTTTTATGAAAATCCAGGAAGAATTTGGAACATTTTCTGATTATATCTGGAAATTTACCGACGGAAAACCAATTGACAATAATCCAAAGACTTTGAAAGACGTTCCAGCAACCACTCCAATTTCTGACGCCATTAGCAAAGATTTAAAAAAACGCGGATTCAAATTTGTTGGCTCAACTGTTATTTATGCTCACATGCAAGCAACCGGAATGGTCAATGATCATGTAGAAGATTGCTTTACTCGAAAAGGCAAATAA
- a CDS encoding thiamine phosphate synthase: MYNKLQYISQGETVEKQLYNIQQALDTGCRWVQMRFKNQNQKDVFTLAEAVKPLCEEYLANFIVNDDLHLAKQIAADGVHLGLTDTKIDEARAILGSTKIIGGTANTFEDIENHVKNGCDYIGLGPFRFTATKEKLSPILGLSGYYEILQKLKKNKIDIPVYAIGGITLRDVNPLMETGIFGIAVSGIITESDEKEKLIQQLNEKLYADIIV; this comes from the coding sequence ATGTATAACAAATTACAATATATCTCTCAAGGCGAAACAGTCGAAAAACAATTGTACAACATTCAGCAAGCACTTGACACTGGTTGCAGATGGGTACAAATGCGATTTAAAAACCAAAACCAAAAAGATGTTTTCACTTTAGCGGAAGCGGTAAAACCTTTGTGCGAAGAATATCTTGCGAATTTTATTGTAAACGACGATTTGCATCTCGCAAAACAAATTGCCGCTGACGGAGTCCACTTAGGATTAACCGATACAAAAATCGACGAAGCAAGAGCAATTTTAGGTTCAACCAAAATTATCGGAGGAACTGCCAATACTTTTGAAGATATTGAAAATCATGTAAAAAACGGTTGTGATTATATTGGATTGGGGCCTTTTAGATTTACCGCAACAAAAGAAAAACTGAGTCCGATTTTGGGTTTATCAGGTTACTATGAGATTCTTCAAAAACTAAAAAAAAATAAAATCGATATTCCTGTTTATGCCATTGGGGGCATTACACTACGTGATGTAAATCCGTTAATGGAAACTGGAATTTTCGGAATTGCCGTGTCTGGAATCATTACTGAAAGTGATGAAAAGGAAAAATTAATTCAACAATTAAACGAAAAATTATATGCAGACATCATTGTTTAA
- the thiC gene encoding phosphomethylpyrimidine synthase ThiC has protein sequence MTNEEQISRTPFPNSKKVYIDGEIHPIKVAMREITLSDTKLSNGGIEKNPPVTVYDTSGAYTDPNIEIDIRKGLPRLRESWILDRNDVEVLNEITSDYGLSRLKDESLNHLRFEYLHQPKRAKQGANVTQLYYAKQGIITPEMEYIAIRENQRIELLNEQTKAMQCQHSGHSFGANTPKNKITPEFVRSEVACGRAIIPNNINHPESEPMIVGRNFLVKINANIGNSAVTSSIEEEVEKAVWACRWGADTIMDLSTGKNIHETREWIIRNSPVPIGTVPIYQALEKVKGIAEDLTWEIFRDTLIEQAEQGVSYFTIHAGVLLRYIHLTANRVTGIVSRGGSIMAKWCLFHHKENFLYTHFEEICEIMKQYDVAFSLGDGLRPGSIADANDAAQFAELETLGELTKIAWKHDVQVFIEGPGHVPMHMIKENMDKQLEHCHEAPFYTLGPLTTDIAPGYDHITSAIGAAMIGWYGCAMLCYVTPKEHLGLPNKKDVKDGVITYKISAHAADLAKGHPGAQYRDNALSKARFEFRWEDQFNLALDPDTAREFHDETLPADGAKVAHFCSMCGPKFCSMKISQEIRDVAAAEKGMQEKSEEFIEQGKEIYI, from the coding sequence ATGACAAACGAAGAACAAATATCAAGAACCCCATTTCCGAATTCTAAAAAAGTTTATATCGATGGAGAAATTCATCCTATAAAAGTAGCAATGCGTGAGATAACTTTAAGCGACACTAAACTTTCGAATGGCGGAATAGAAAAAAATCCTCCTGTAACGGTTTATGACACTTCTGGAGCTTATACAGATCCAAATATCGAAATTGATATTAGAAAAGGATTACCACGCTTACGCGAAAGTTGGATCCTTGACCGAAATGATGTCGAAGTTTTAAATGAAATCACCTCAGATTATGGCTTAAGCCGATTAAAAGATGAAAGTCTGAATCACCTTCGTTTTGAATATTTGCATCAGCCAAAACGTGCTAAACAAGGCGCAAATGTAACACAGTTATACTACGCTAAACAAGGCATTATTACTCCAGAAATGGAATATATCGCTATTCGCGAAAATCAACGTATTGAACTTTTAAACGAACAAACTAAAGCCATGCAATGCCAACACAGTGGTCATAGTTTTGGCGCCAATACTCCAAAAAATAAAATCACTCCAGAATTTGTGCGCTCTGAAGTTGCTTGCGGAAGAGCTATTATTCCAAACAATATCAATCATCCAGAAAGCGAACCTATGATTGTAGGCCGTAATTTCTTGGTGAAAATTAATGCTAATATTGGAAACAGTGCTGTGACTTCAAGCATTGAAGAAGAAGTTGAAAAAGCCGTTTGGGCTTGTCGTTGGGGGGCTGATACGATTATGGATTTATCAACGGGAAAAAATATTCATGAAACCAGAGAATGGATTATCCGTAATTCTCCTGTTCCAATCGGAACCGTTCCGATTTATCAGGCATTAGAAAAAGTAAAAGGAATTGCAGAAGATTTGACTTGGGAAATTTTCCGCGATACTTTAATTGAACAAGCAGAGCAAGGTGTTTCATACTTCACAATTCATGCTGGAGTTTTGCTTCGCTATATTCATTTAACAGCCAATCGCGTTACAGGAATTGTATCTCGAGGGGGATCAATTATGGCAAAATGGTGCTTATTTCATCATAAAGAAAACTTCTTGTACACGCATTTTGAAGAAATCTGCGAAATCATGAAACAATATGATGTTGCATTTTCTCTTGGAGATGGTTTACGTCCTGGCTCGATTGCAGATGCCAATGACGCAGCTCAATTTGCTGAATTAGAAACTTTAGGCGAACTGACAAAAATTGCTTGGAAACACGATGTTCAGGTTTTTATTGAAGGGCCAGGACACGTACCAATGCACATGATTAAAGAAAACATGGACAAGCAATTGGAGCACTGTCATGAAGCGCCATTTTACACTTTAGGCCCTTTAACAACTGATATTGCGCCAGGTTACGATCACATCACATCGGCAATTGGAGCTGCTATGATTGGCTGGTATGGCTGTGCAATGTTGTGTTATGTAACACCAAAAGAGCATTTAGGGTTACCGAATAAAAAAGACGTAAAAGATGGTGTGATTACCTATAAAATTTCTGCTCATGCTGCCGATTTGGCAAAAGGTCATCCAGGAGCGCAATATAGAGACAATGCTTTAAGTAAAGCTCGTTTTGAATTCCGTTGGGAAGATCAATTTAATTTGGCACTTGATCCAGATACAGCACGAGAATTTCACGATGAAACACTTCCTGCTGATGGTGCAAAAGTCGCACACTTCTGTTCGATGTGCGGACCGAAATTCTGTTCTATGAAAATATCTCAGGAAATTAGGGATGTCGCTGCTGCAGAAAAAGGAATGCAGGAGAAATCAGAGGAATTTATTGAGCAAGGGAAAGAGATTTATATTTAA
- a CDS encoding thiazole synthase — MQTSLFNIGDKTFKSRLFLGTGKFGSNEEMEDAVLASESELVTVALKRIDLETDTDAILSHLNHSNINLLPNTSGARNAKEAVFAAQLAREALETNWVKLEIHPDPKYLMPDPIETLKATEELAKLGFIVLPYIHADPVLCKHLESVGTAAVMPLGSPIGSNKGLKTIDFLEIIIEQSTVPVIVDAGIGAPSDAAKAMEIGADAVLVNTAIAVAGNPKLMAEAFREAVIAGRKAFEAKIANQQNYASASSPLTSFLYE, encoded by the coding sequence ATGCAGACATCATTGTTTAATATAGGAGATAAAACCTTTAAATCCCGCTTGTTCCTCGGAACTGGGAAATTTGGTTCTAATGAGGAAATGGAAGATGCTGTTTTAGCTTCAGAAAGCGAATTGGTTACTGTAGCATTAAAACGTATCGATCTTGAAACCGACACAGATGCTATTTTATCACATTTAAATCATTCAAATATCAATTTGTTACCCAATACTTCGGGAGCAAGAAATGCCAAAGAAGCTGTTTTCGCTGCACAACTGGCACGTGAAGCTCTAGAAACCAATTGGGTAAAACTAGAAATTCATCCTGATCCGAAATATTTAATGCCAGATCCGATTGAAACTTTAAAAGCAACAGAAGAATTGGCTAAACTCGGTTTTATTGTACTTCCGTACATTCACGCCGATCCTGTTTTGTGCAAACATTTAGAAAGCGTGGGAACTGCTGCAGTAATGCCTTTGGGTTCACCAATTGGAAGCAATAAAGGTCTAAAAACAATAGATTTCCTAGAAATTATCATTGAACAAAGTACTGTTCCTGTTATTGTAGATGCTGGAATTGGAGCACCTTCTGATGCTGCAAAAGCAATGGAAATTGGTGCTGATGCAGTTTTGGTGAATACCGCAATTGCCGTTGCTGGAAATCCGAAATTAATGGCTGAGGCTTTTAGAGAAGCTGTAATTGCAGGAAGAAAAGCTTTTGAGGCGAAGATTGCTAATCAGCAGAATTATGCTTCGGCTTCTAGTCCTTTGACTTCTTTTCTTTATGAATAA